A window of Equus caballus isolate H_3958 breed thoroughbred chromosome 10, TB-T2T, whole genome shotgun sequence contains these coding sequences:
- the CHMP2A gene encoding charged multivesicular body protein 2a produces the protein MDLLFGRRKTPEELLRQNQRALNRAMRELDRERQKLETQEKKIIADIKKMAKQGQMDAVRIMAKDLVRTRRYVRKFVLMRANIQAVSLKIQTLKSNNSMAQAMKGVTKAMGTMNRQLKLPQIQKIMMEFERQAEIMDMKEEMMNDAIDDAMGDEEDEEESDAVVSQVLDELGLSLTDELSNLPSTGGSLSVAASGKKAEAAASALVDADADLEERLKNLRRD, from the exons ATGGACCTGTTGTTTGGGCGCCGGAAGACGCCAGAAGAGCTGCTGCGGCAGAACCAGCGGGCCCTGAACCGCGCCATGCGAGAGCTGGACCGTGAGCGACAGAAGCTAGAGACCCAGGAGAAGAAAATCATTGCGGACATCAAGAAGATGGCCAAGCAGGGCCAGATG GATGCTGTGCGCATCATGGCAAAAGACCTGGTGCGCACACGGCGCTACGTGCGCAAATTTGTACTGATGCGGGCCAACATCCAGGCTGTCTCTCTCAAGATCCAGACACTCAAGTCTAACAACTCAATGGCACAAGCCATGAAGGGCGTCACCAAGGCCATGGGCACCATGAACAGACAG CTGAAGCTGCCCCAGATCCAGAAGATCATGATGGAGTTTGAACGGCAGGCAGAGATCATGGACATGAAGGAGGAGATGATGAACGATGCCATTGATGATGCTATGGGTGAtgaggaagatgaagaggagaG TGATGCTGTCGTGTCCCAGGTCCTGGATGAGCTAGGACTGAGCCTGACAGATGAGCTGTCAA ACCTCCCTTCCACTGGAGGCTCACTTAGTGTGGCTGCCAGTGGGAAGAAAGCAGAGGCCGCAGCATCAGCCCTAGTCGATGCTGATGCAGACCTGGAGGAGCGGCTGAAGAACTTGCGGAGGGACTGA
- the UBE2M gene encoding NEDD8-conjugating enzyme Ubc12: MIKLFSLKQQKKEEESAGGTKGSSKKASAAQLRIQKDINELNLPKTCDISFSDPDDLLNFKLVICPDEGFYKSGKFVFSFKVGQGYPHDPPKVKCETMVYHPNIDLEGNVCLNILREDWKPVLTINSIIYGLQYLFLEPNPEDPLNKEAAEVLQNNRRLFEQNVQRSMRGGYIGSTYFERCLK, from the exons atGATCAAGCTGTTCTCGCTGAAGCagcagaagaaggaggaggagtcgGCGGGCGGCACCAAGGGCAGCAGCAAGAAGGCGTCGGCGGCGCAGCTGCGAATCCAGAAGG ACATAAACGAGCTGAACCTGCCCAAAACGTGTGACATCAGCTTCTCAGATCCGGACGACCTCCTCAACTTCAAGCTGGTTATCTGTCCTGATGAG GGCTTCTACAAAAGCGGGAAGTTTGTGTTCAGTTTTAAG GTGGGCCAGGGTTACCCGCATGACCCCCCCAAGGTGAAGTGTGAGACGATGGTCTATCACCCCAACATTGACCTCGAGGGCAACGTCTGCCTCAACATCCTCAG AGAGGACTGGAAGCCAGTCCTTACGATAAACTCCATAATTTATGGCCTGCAGTATCTCTTCTTG GAGCCCAACCCTGAAGACCCACTGAACAAGGAGGCCGCCGAGGTCCTGCAGAACAACCGGCGGCTGTTTGAGCAGAACGTGCAGCGCTCCATGCGGGGTGGCTATATCGGCTCTACCTACTTCGAGCGCTGCCTGAAATAG